One Stigmatopora nigra isolate UIUO_SnigA chromosome 1, RoL_Snig_1.1, whole genome shotgun sequence DNA segment encodes these proteins:
- the acadl gene encoding long-chain specific acyl-CoA dehydrogenase, mitochondrial, with protein sequence MLLKSFVKLRCDFRKIYRSGQILQSAAARLQHSDAQGLSHPAPSARPETSKARTLMDIGTRRIFNEDHDIFRQSVRRFFQEEVVPYHKEWEKAGQVSREVWEKAGEQGLLGVLTPEECGGFGGDLLSAAVTWEEQMYSNCSGPGFALHSDIVMPYIINYGSKEQIEKFVPRMIAGKCICAIAMTEPGAGSDLQGVRTNAKRDGSDWILNGNKVFITNGWMADLVVVVAVTDREARTAAHGISLFLVEDGMKGFHKGRKLEKIGLKAQDTAELFFEDVRLPATALLGGLNKGFYYLMNELPQERLVIADMAIASCEFMFEETRNYVLQRKAFGKTISHLQTVQHKLAELKTEICVGRAFVDNCLQLHAEKRLDPSTASMAKYWSSDLQNQVATQCLQLHGGWGYMLEYPIAKAFVDSRVQPIYGGTNEIMKELIARDIVSQK encoded by the exons ATGTTGCTCAAAAGTTTTGTCAAACTTCGTTGTGACTTCAGAAAAATCTACCGGTCAGGACAAATTCTGCAGTCTGCTGCAGCAAG ATTGCAGCACAGCGATGCCCAGGGTCTCAGTCATCCCGCCCCCTCTGCTCGTCCAGAAACATCCAAGGCAAGGACTCTGATGGACATTGGGACAAGGCGGATTTTCAATGAAGACCACGACATCTTCAGGCAGAGTGTGCGCCGCTTCTTCCAAGAGGAGGTAGTGCCATATCACAAGGAGTGGGAGAAGGCAGGCCAGGTAAGCAGGGAAGTGTGGGAAAAGGCCGGCGAACAAGGCCTGCTGGGAGTTTTGACACCAGAGGAGTGCGGCGGTTTTGGCGGAGACCTGCTCTCGGCAGCTGTCACGTGGGAAGAACA AATGTACTCAAATTGTTCAGGACCAGGTTTTGCTCTGCACTCTGACATTGTCATGCCCTACATCATTAACTACGGCAGCAAAGAGCAGATTGAAAAATTTGTCCCTCGGATGATTGCTGGAAAATGCATCTGCGCCATTGCCATGACGGAACCGGGAGCGGGCAG TGACCTTCAAGGTGTGCGTACAAATGCCAAACGTGACGGGAGCGACTGGATCCTCAATGGTAACAAG GTTTTCATCACTAACGGATGGATGGCTgacctggtggtggtggttgccGTGACTGACCGCGAAGCTCGGACGGCAGCCCACGGCATCAGTCTCTTTCTGGTTGAAGATGGCATGAAAGGCTTCCACAAGGGGCGCAAGCTGGAAAAGATTGGGCTGAAGGCACAG gacaCCGCTGAACTCTTCTTTGAGGATGTTCGACTCCCAGCCACCGCACTCCTAGGTGGTCTCAACAAGGGTTTTTACTACCTAATGAACGAGTTGCCACAG GAGCGTCTTGTTATTGCCGACATGGCCATCGCGAGCTGCGAGTTCATGTTTGAGGAAACCAGGAACTACGTGCTGCAGAGGAAAGCGTTCGGAAAGACGATCTCTCACTTGCAG ACAGTACAGCATAAATTGGcagaactaaaaactgaaatctGCGTGGGTCGTGCGTTCGTTGACAACTGTCTACAACTACATGCCGAGAAACGTCTTGACCCCTCCACTGCTTCCATGGCCAAGTACTG gtcGTCTGACTTGCAGAATCAGGTGGCCACGCAATGCCTGCAGCTTCATGGTGGCTGGGGCTACATGTTGGAGTACCCCATTGCTAA AGCATTTGTGGATTCTCGTGTTCAACCCATTTACGGAGGAACAAATGAGATCATGAAGGAGCTCATTGCACGGGACATTGTGAGCCAGAAATGA
- the mylz3 gene encoding myosin, light polypeptide 3, skeletal muscle: protein MTEFTADQIEDFKEAFGLFDRIGDSQVAYNQVADIMRALGQNPTNKDVVAILGNPSADDMANKRINFETFLPMLKQVEALPKGTYDDYVEGLRVFDKEGNGTVMGAELRIVLSTLGEKMSEPEIDALMAGQEDENGSVHYEAFVKHIMSV from the exons ATG ACTGAGTTCACAGCGGATCAAATTGAGG ACTTCAAGGAGGCCTTCGGTCTCtttgacagaattggtgacaGCCAGGTGGCTTACAATCAGGTGGCCGACATTATGCGCGCTCTGGGCCAGAACCCCACCAACAAGGACGTTGTCGCTATCCTTGGCAACCCCTCCGCCGACG ACATGGCCAACAAGAGGATCAACTTTGAAACCTTCCTGCCCATGCTGAAACAGGTGGAAGCTCTGCCCAAGGGTACCTACGATGACTACGTTGAGGGTCTGCGTGTCTTCGACAAGGAGGGCAACGGCACCGTCATGGGTGCTGAGCTGCGTATTGTGTTGTCCACTCTGG GAGAGAAGATGAGCGAGCCCGAGATCGATGCCCTGATGGCAGGCCAGGAAGATGAGAACGGCAGTGTTCACTATGAGG CCTTCGTCAAGCACATCATGTCTGTGTAA